A window of Parachlamydiales bacterium contains these coding sequences:
- a CDS encoding DUF3638 domain-containing protein, with protein MRTVHAVSVLKEWNDKRSSSMETTETTAKNDSKQNDKRTVLLNKLSEIFVPSLFGSNFFSSGIVDRKSLMGRITVYLSQRDSYQEKKEKIAHVFEDAIKTLKASKETIPLELFPVMAEIDYALNADLHVAPLVQLPENESLEEIKQTFSQKTMAAQQECYNNSILRCIPPTAANSAPRVTNENFLSIFKGKVTSESLNYILSFIQDNTPFFSPEDKYFSKFTLIADGIQFISAATKKFLDNQTTVSDISKESLEKIKKLQPGHRWMLCGAYGQRVESIQTAFEVLKLLPQDAKDYLPHPFPAILSGEKFPEPQEFAEKALHEAITEIQNLFPDIKNVIGFKGIDAFFEDDKRALPNILSYILPSIVDKTHKEGLLKLISAFVPNETASDLIDWIGANRNALLNPNQRELKRRELERKISEEFLKDPCAKLMKGLDAWLFSTVNSLQKNMPAELMEFIGIDSFLASGAMWIEFERLENGKLALLIHASGPAMNKHPLFFGTQIEWPLRINNVDPAKVDENFLQQILFHTLEPLKSSQAVSKAENIYSGPLKHLGGQSSAPPQNTSSNLDLNIVKGVATSLFLDGVTAETLPAGIRLHTELDVALASMVNPAAPLPLVQFHLRLKTFLEYTQQFLTGPQQTLQIKDATVGANLEMAIKALISEANKIEENGQLIIGLNAAADEINEAIENCRKSEEAKNFIETDHALQIPKKILDAIQNLFQSQGLDTQVIAKTKGLLCMFLGEDAEEIIDSLTDALQKHKNVSGTENTVPLSKKGFLKTVIESIYTYVAMSALELAWMFHQFSVGTTPSILLLRWGNWGIQKILPAPLYNWYKTVISSLTMKISKIILYFILRVLFFSGDEMEKLETYSHQLKHIIKVWAKTLNSSQKIEFTFDPKIKSEGDFNLHLNKSPLALNSAKVSFNGIAIQPNTGSGLNFPLVNNKNFDHYIPLINFAESVAIPKAGEKDVWDTIENPELYLDKFSNLATQLYNNIVHFQESPDLVSRSIVAMYSTLAITEKLAKRCNKDISELPVNIYPFLAFVKSHGHTLKTPILQDRVRQICAYFIPNVNLDTLSDDPLSDPAIVSAMEKCLFDYSKAHNFTYILSSNHLPETRYLNSLLSDKNIDTKLAAVGVSVKTPHRMKLGVLLEESLVFTRTEELVPAAFRHLKLHTLLANRMVTHLGSIADKSQFKAANVKTAAPQNYDFNFDEKAFYQRALSNMKSLLDKPTDHPLICNLLPSKNNYFFTAPAAWNTFIRGVLTQSEIIAAEKGRIDVSTTNSALAIEISKGLENVFVERDDIILRALDFLDKYLHQLTDNNDVLMKIFDSAFLGFGNLEKQLQASPQVAAAIIAFLNQKIPALIANKQQHHALWLIKLGMHLKPFIHKSAPQFCKDFPDFNRNIDQIIQEEQAEFAPSNCYSQVLGYALQLKALTYPKDPNHLDNEEQRQLAGLAITRAFFFHAENGSEAKEYQLTPEFRELYRFWLPTITKMCKDNPPYTSSLSTHLLRDRHLSMSAFASQSQITWQSDYQFTIQHSGVPFSINLQTAYLDGPITTCLGTYFRVREKVMEICPSERYLVLKADGTFSTTKGYTVTFSPENDEITIDRKIDVNALMSEKKSRTSRDLRKFIYISTPEISKHLLPFVQGDAAELGKAKFWIEDTREAIKKIYVEFENTPPLLLETKSTSEGNAILEICHILEIHHKRKEYKIVPNKQFAHILFPLTRFCPNNKMFCFTSKLKNQLSKIFLEPFNLTFNIVEQNGQELAESVQQPGFHLAAQQIHPSLHGMPSYLLLKNNNNDARVLIPEGQWISSYATTIIPKVGVHGSLARVLERWFGSIQQTKSTETQKIYSFDINKNGLLVSEDPESMMYLICLYLLQNKGELAEKTCLEMLRVIKLKKEKIDLSRLLFMFSLVPSHNTNISRMRRRIVAAIEENNAMYAGLEKPTQAGQERQLKNINVISQSMVHLNACKEDLEANFNEKEKRFKLTDDEELRLFNRFNTLAEDLIRNGCGLPPSLLGVIDQMGWNATSSVFMLPSHLSSRYEKLTNKLDKTKTRSLKAKGLLTEYVRTSSSYSSVNVVEVPNTLGLIGKLASAGVSLAKGLYTEHTIGIRGLDVPSLAAQMQAPQNNPPLDKVDEFIANVIPLFASYYAIAFGYGTTEQSEKLTEMLQLAKGGRCGQTGKLIEFLSYINKTTFVADIPQLLNEILAQTNTTLKTQKLNEFLNNLNSQSINYNNTASLFSSLGTISLDKVYGSFLSALSGVTTYNTLFNLGAHGVSKAYNMAKNAVEDKTPLVQPYMDPSYAGLNNIDAFVDGALSSIFDIGFVEVDDSNVQLQIEDFKDAEEINLSLKKFYERKGDSNKKIECKGITALCNMQLALGSFHGMLQDKCEKDIKNLLEIINARRPQDKYTLQSLKKALLHDQWAKIGIELGFTQEEMAQIEKAVVAYLAMATRAAQIGRILENFKKLSYTDLKNNPMEFIETLEAISVEIKAKRAYNFAEVPKRLALRYMIFEFYTNTMIWDVQADPLTEMLKTKEGNIFLVMLMSLGKTFQMIPVNDSELADGENIVFNVFTDGLKETNARQVSQQGHTIFDQSANNMPVSRQTMRNIKQQEAVNLMLARAQSNREIVNIVPSEAQSLDANLMDLVYYAKRSGKNDLTLFLSQVHHKMALMTLRTKGVAIQDEAHIQYDPKEGELNHPIGEEKSIEESYQNVMEECMRQLVMNSEILDKIRSNSLEDLTKTEYLTTIAKEAAQRLTTNPLFKLHDDTEKKAFVEYVTAESKEIPAILRNKSSYEQICMAKGVLSILVPYLMDLNIYVDYAIVGKSASPHSGNMNPHAGYDIQIPYEKAIKTYVSYLNKGLSEKEADDLRIKLFKGARKEMQSRSRTFKKTHFYNKLTIILKDDPELLAKISEKNTPLIESQITAALQNNPEAIFQFIRLFGYREMKYWPRCNRINNQNFPSLWKRVILDTGTPYNIKSCPDNLKVIEDPATTGEAAHIISTNCIDDTLILDAKTPAGILENALAMSFMTSEFSMLTDGNAVLKGLSNTFVADVMDEHCASNRPDIKAIVYFTTLEGKDQLVYREIGSKTPKPFDQCKLKPKEYLTYIDENHDFGTNVEQYRSQLILYKKQPLFRVFQQAFRTRDIKVVFKLLMSGEFEELAKFCTNKKQIRFAMTHETAQRLSPADSKPNLRTILEDARQSQKDMILKSYYISYRKKLHNVIREAIKDKGIFAKSALLEWSTIANDINRMNEIFADFEDFLIPIVEDKPSALFGKIEEEMATKLVIELAKKELYAVIAKSKHFSTTEKIKIQEALDGVLVPPMPAKVLVYKDGNNIDINTQDILGAQTMVQAVLENEMDIDQAQQANTAVKTIAKVPSQFVEAEWPKNFDYSTFKWLNFRPGKALGNVEKLVNKGWSFLSKFKKAEIQFPSIFQLSDGLSNAANPAVKFLSGFVNDKLWFTNNYIPRIMNSFFGEPVDVGSQYQRDLFQVLVIVKDGQISSVGCLSQHEATFWKEESIKLSSAMKDKNMRMFVYDIPSRTIRGGGSDIDQYLLHTNKEFLQMEVELKFINGDDTYTPEQARLLKEWLSDKDIDAMEKAFYAIHAQRKNDSAAKSDIENIFLDLREVPLLAR; from the coding sequence ATGAGAACAGTACACGCCGTTTCTGTGTTGAAGGAGTGGAATGATAAAAGGTCTTCCTCTATGGAGACCACAGAAACAACAGCTAAAAATGATTCTAAACAGAACGACAAGCGTACCGTTTTACTCAATAAACTTTCTGAAATTTTTGTCCCTAGTCTATTTGGAAGCAACTTTTTCAGCTCTGGGATTGTAGACCGTAAGAGCCTTATGGGCCGTATTACAGTCTATTTAAGCCAAAGAGATTCTTATCAAGAGAAAAAAGAGAAAATTGCACATGTTTTTGAAGATGCCATCAAAACTTTAAAGGCTTCCAAAGAAACTATTCCTTTAGAACTTTTTCCGGTAATGGCCGAAATTGATTATGCTTTAAATGCAGACCTCCATGTGGCCCCTCTTGTGCAACTACCTGAAAATGAATCACTTGAAGAAATCAAGCAAACTTTTTCTCAAAAGACCATGGCTGCACAACAAGAATGCTATAACAACTCCATATTACGATGCATTCCTCCTACAGCAGCGAATAGCGCCCCACGTGTTACAAACGAAAATTTCCTTTCTATCTTCAAAGGTAAAGTAACAAGCGAGTCTTTGAATTATATTCTTAGTTTTATTCAGGATAATACTCCTTTCTTTTCTCCTGAAGATAAATACTTTAGTAAATTTACTCTAATCGCGGACGGTATCCAGTTTATCTCGGCCGCTACGAAAAAATTTCTTGATAATCAGACAACTGTATCCGATATCTCTAAAGAAAGCCTTGAAAAAATCAAGAAGCTGCAGCCTGGTCATAGATGGATGCTTTGCGGGGCTTATGGCCAACGTGTTGAATCAATTCAAACAGCCTTCGAAGTTTTAAAGCTGCTTCCTCAAGATGCAAAGGACTACCTGCCGCATCCTTTTCCAGCTATCCTAAGTGGAGAAAAATTTCCCGAACCTCAAGAGTTTGCTGAAAAAGCTTTGCATGAAGCCATCACAGAAATACAAAACCTTTTCCCTGACATAAAAAATGTTATAGGCTTTAAAGGAATTGATGCCTTTTTCGAAGATGACAAAAGAGCACTCCCTAACATCCTCTCTTATATTCTTCCTTCGATTGTTGATAAAACACATAAAGAAGGCTTACTAAAACTTATCTCCGCCTTTGTTCCTAATGAAACTGCCAGTGATTTGATCGACTGGATTGGCGCTAATCGCAATGCATTACTTAATCCTAATCAAAGAGAGCTGAAACGTCGTGAACTAGAAAGAAAAATTTCTGAAGAGTTTCTTAAAGACCCGTGCGCAAAATTGATGAAGGGATTGGACGCTTGGCTTTTTAGCACGGTCAACTCTTTACAGAAAAATATGCCCGCAGAGCTGATGGAATTCATCGGTATCGATAGTTTCTTAGCTTCAGGGGCTATGTGGATTGAATTCGAACGTCTAGAGAACGGGAAGTTAGCTCTTCTCATTCATGCGTCCGGACCCGCCATGAACAAACATCCCCTGTTCTTCGGGACACAGATAGAGTGGCCTTTACGTATAAACAACGTAGACCCGGCCAAAGTCGACGAGAACTTTCTACAGCAGATCCTTTTCCATACCTTAGAACCTTTAAAAAGCAGCCAAGCTGTTTCTAAAGCAGAAAATATCTATTCCGGTCCACTGAAACACTTGGGTGGCCAAAGCAGTGCGCCTCCACAGAATACAAGTTCAAACCTTGATCTTAATATCGTTAAAGGAGTGGCCACCTCTCTTTTTTTAGATGGTGTTACAGCTGAAACTTTACCTGCCGGGATCCGTTTGCATACCGAATTGGATGTTGCCTTAGCTTCAATGGTCAACCCTGCGGCACCTCTTCCTTTAGTACAATTTCACTTACGTTTAAAAACATTTCTAGAATACACCCAGCAGTTTCTTACCGGGCCGCAGCAAACTTTGCAGATTAAAGATGCTACTGTAGGCGCTAACTTAGAGATGGCTATCAAAGCATTGATATCCGAAGCGAACAAGATCGAAGAAAATGGACAGCTAATAATAGGTTTGAACGCTGCTGCTGATGAAATTAACGAGGCGATAGAAAATTGCAGGAAATCGGAAGAAGCTAAAAACTTTATTGAGACTGACCACGCTTTGCAAATTCCAAAGAAGATCTTAGATGCAATCCAAAACTTGTTCCAATCCCAGGGTTTAGACACTCAAGTTATCGCAAAAACTAAAGGTTTGCTTTGCATGTTCCTAGGCGAGGATGCTGAAGAGATCATTGATTCACTTACAGATGCACTTCAGAAACATAAAAATGTTTCTGGCACAGAAAATACTGTCCCTTTGAGTAAAAAAGGCTTTCTGAAAACGGTGATTGAAAGCATTTACACATACGTAGCTATGAGTGCTCTGGAATTAGCCTGGATGTTCCATCAGTTTAGCGTAGGGACAACGCCTTCTATCTTGCTACTTCGTTGGGGTAACTGGGGCATACAGAAGATCTTACCCGCTCCTTTGTATAACTGGTACAAAACCGTTATCAGCTCCTTAACAATGAAAATCTCCAAAATCATCCTCTATTTCATCCTTAGAGTTCTGTTCTTCTCGGGAGATGAGATGGAGAAGTTGGAAACCTACTCACACCAACTAAAACATATTATCAAAGTCTGGGCTAAAACACTGAATTCATCTCAGAAAATTGAATTCACTTTCGATCCTAAAATCAAATCTGAAGGAGATTTCAATCTCCATTTAAATAAATCACCTCTTGCCCTTAATTCTGCAAAAGTTAGCTTTAATGGTATTGCTATCCAACCAAACACCGGATCTGGATTAAATTTTCCTTTAGTGAACAACAAGAACTTTGATCATTACATCCCCTTAATTAACTTCGCTGAATCTGTGGCTATTCCTAAAGCAGGTGAAAAAGATGTATGGGATACGATTGAGAACCCGGAATTGTATCTTGATAAGTTCTCTAATCTTGCTACACAGTTATATAACAACATCGTCCATTTCCAAGAATCACCTGATCTTGTCAGCAGATCTATCGTAGCGATGTATAGCACGCTAGCGATCACGGAGAAATTGGCTAAGCGCTGCAATAAAGACATCTCCGAATTACCTGTAAACATTTATCCTTTCCTGGCTTTTGTAAAAAGCCATGGTCATACACTTAAAACACCGATTCTTCAGGACAGAGTGCGCCAAATCTGTGCATATTTCATCCCGAATGTAAACCTTGACACACTATCCGACGACCCGCTTAGCGACCCTGCAATTGTTAGCGCTATGGAAAAATGTCTTTTTGATTACTCTAAAGCGCATAATTTCACTTATATCCTTAGTTCCAACCACTTGCCTGAAACACGTTACTTAAATAGTTTGCTTTCAGATAAGAATATAGACACCAAATTGGCGGCAGTCGGTGTAAGCGTAAAGACACCACACCGTATGAAACTAGGTGTTTTACTTGAGGAAAGCCTAGTTTTCACTCGTACTGAAGAACTCGTCCCTGCTGCTTTCCGTCATTTAAAACTGCATACTCTCCTAGCAAACCGTATGGTTACCCACTTAGGCAGTATTGCTGATAAAAGCCAGTTTAAGGCTGCTAATGTTAAGACAGCTGCTCCACAGAACTACGATTTCAATTTTGATGAGAAAGCCTTTTATCAAAGAGCTCTCTCGAATATGAAGTCGTTATTGGATAAACCTACGGATCATCCGCTCATATGTAATCTTTTACCTTCCAAGAATAATTACTTTTTCACTGCCCCTGCAGCATGGAATACTTTTATTCGTGGAGTTCTGACACAGTCAGAAATTATCGCCGCTGAAAAAGGCCGCATTGATGTAAGTACAACGAACAGTGCATTAGCCATAGAAATTTCAAAAGGATTAGAAAACGTTTTTGTCGAAAGAGACGATATCATTTTAAGAGCACTTGACTTCTTGGATAAGTATCTACATCAGCTTACCGACAATAACGATGTCTTGATGAAAATCTTTGACAGTGCTTTCTTAGGCTTTGGAAACTTAGAAAAACAACTTCAAGCGTCCCCTCAAGTTGCTGCAGCAATCATCGCCTTCTTAAATCAGAAAATCCCCGCATTGATAGCCAATAAACAGCAGCATCATGCGCTCTGGTTGATAAAATTAGGAATGCACCTTAAGCCTTTTATCCATAAATCAGCTCCCCAGTTCTGCAAGGATTTTCCTGATTTTAATCGCAATATCGACCAGATCATCCAAGAAGAGCAGGCAGAATTTGCCCCCTCCAACTGCTACTCTCAGGTGTTAGGTTATGCACTCCAATTAAAGGCTTTAACTTACCCTAAAGATCCTAATCATCTCGATAACGAAGAGCAGCGCCAATTGGCCGGTCTAGCTATTACACGCGCATTTTTCTTTCATGCAGAAAACGGTTCTGAAGCAAAAGAATACCAACTGACACCTGAGTTCAGGGAATTATACCGCTTCTGGCTCCCCACGATTACTAAAATGTGCAAAGACAATCCTCCATATACCAGCTCTTTGTCCACACATTTATTAAGAGACCGCCATTTATCGATGAGTGCTTTTGCTTCCCAATCCCAAATTACCTGGCAAAGTGATTATCAGTTTACAATCCAACATAGTGGAGTCCCTTTTTCCATCAATCTGCAAACAGCTTATTTAGACGGTCCTATTACTACCTGTCTGGGCACCTACTTCCGCGTTCGTGAAAAAGTGATGGAAATCTGTCCATCTGAGCGTTATCTTGTGCTTAAGGCGGATGGTACCTTTTCGACTACAAAGGGATATACCGTCACTTTTAGTCCTGAAAACGATGAGATCACCATCGATCGGAAAATTGATGTGAATGCGCTGATGAGCGAGAAAAAAAGTCGCACTTCACGCGATTTAAGAAAATTCATTTACATCAGCACTCCTGAAATCTCTAAACATCTTTTGCCATTTGTCCAAGGCGATGCCGCTGAACTCGGCAAAGCCAAATTCTGGATTGAAGACACAAGAGAAGCTATCAAGAAAATTTACGTTGAATTCGAGAATACCCCCCCTCTTTTATTAGAAACGAAATCCACTTCTGAAGGAAACGCCATCCTCGAAATCTGCCATATCCTCGAAATCCACCATAAAAGAAAAGAATACAAGATTGTTCCTAATAAGCAATTTGCACATATTCTTTTCCCTCTGACACGTTTTTGTCCTAACAACAAAATGTTCTGCTTTACCAGCAAGTTGAAAAACCAGCTAAGCAAGATATTCTTGGAACCTTTCAACTTAACATTCAATATTGTTGAGCAAAATGGCCAGGAGCTTGCCGAATCTGTACAGCAGCCCGGATTCCACTTAGCAGCTCAGCAGATCCACCCTTCACTACATGGAATGCCTTCTTACCTGCTGCTAAAGAACAATAATAATGATGCTAGAGTATTAATTCCTGAAGGCCAGTGGATCTCTTCCTACGCCACTACTATTATCCCAAAAGTAGGGGTTCATGGATCTCTTGCTCGTGTGTTAGAAAGATGGTTCGGAAGTATCCAACAGACAAAGTCTACTGAGACCCAAAAGATCTACTCCTTTGACATCAATAAAAATGGATTGCTAGTCAGTGAAGATCCTGAATCCATGATGTATCTTATCTGTCTTTACCTGTTGCAAAACAAGGGTGAACTAGCTGAGAAAACATGCCTGGAAATGCTCAGGGTCATAAAGCTTAAAAAAGAGAAGATTGATCTTTCCCGCTTGTTGTTCATGTTTTCATTGGTCCCTTCTCATAATACAAACATCTCCCGTATGCGCCGCCGCATTGTTGCTGCGATTGAAGAAAATAATGCAATGTATGCCGGTTTGGAGAAGCCTACACAAGCCGGTCAAGAACGACAATTGAAAAATATCAATGTCATCTCACAATCCATGGTGCATTTGAATGCTTGCAAAGAAGATTTGGAAGCTAATTTTAACGAGAAAGAAAAACGCTTTAAACTTACTGATGACGAAGAATTAAGACTCTTCAATCGTTTTAATACTCTCGCTGAAGATCTCATTAGAAATGGCTGCGGTCTCCCGCCTTCTCTCCTTGGTGTTATTGACCAAATGGGATGGAATGCAACATCCAGTGTTTTCATGCTCCCAAGCCACCTGTCTAGCCGCTATGAGAAACTCACCAATAAATTGGATAAAACCAAAACACGTTCTCTCAAAGCCAAAGGGTTATTGACAGAATACGTTAGAACATCTTCCAGTTATTCAAGCGTCAATGTCGTCGAAGTTCCTAACACACTTGGATTGATAGGAAAATTGGCGTCAGCAGGCGTTAGTCTGGCTAAAGGGCTGTACACTGAGCATACAATCGGCATCCGCGGCCTCGATGTTCCTTCTCTTGCAGCACAGATGCAGGCTCCTCAGAACAATCCTCCCTTGGATAAAGTAGACGAATTCATCGCTAATGTCATTCCACTATTCGCCAGCTACTACGCCATCGCATTCGGCTACGGTACAACAGAACAGTCCGAGAAATTAACAGAAATGCTCCAACTTGCTAAAGGGGGAAGATGCGGACAAACAGGGAAGCTCATTGAATTCTTAAGTTACATTAATAAAACTACTTTTGTTGCAGACATCCCTCAGCTCCTAAACGAAATACTGGCACAAACCAATACAACTCTAAAAACTCAAAAACTTAACGAGTTTTTAAACAACTTGAACTCTCAATCTATCAATTACAATAATACTGCAAGCCTCTTCAGTTCATTAGGTACAATATCTCTTGATAAGGTATACGGTAGCTTCCTATCCGCTTTGAGTGGTGTTACGACATACAATACCCTCTTTAACTTAGGTGCACATGGCGTAAGTAAAGCGTATAATATGGCTAAAAATGCCGTTGAAGATAAGACTCCGCTAGTTCAACCTTATATGGATCCTTCGTATGCCGGATTAAATAACATAGATGCCTTTGTGGATGGTGCATTGAGCAGTATATTTGACATAGGCTTTGTAGAAGTAGACGATAGCAACGTGCAATTACAAATCGAAGACTTTAAAGATGCTGAAGAGATTAACTTAAGCTTGAAGAAATTTTATGAGCGAAAAGGCGACAGCAATAAAAAAATCGAATGCAAAGGCATTACAGCCCTTTGCAACATGCAGTTGGCATTAGGCTCCTTCCATGGAATGCTCCAGGACAAATGTGAAAAAGACATCAAAAACCTATTGGAAATTATTAATGCAAGACGTCCTCAGGATAAATACACCTTACAAAGCTTAAAAAAAGCACTTTTGCATGATCAGTGGGCTAAAATCGGCATCGAGTTAGGCTTTACACAAGAAGAAATGGCCCAAATTGAAAAAGCTGTGGTGGCTTATCTTGCTATGGCAACACGTGCAGCTCAAATCGGCCGCATCCTAGAAAACTTTAAAAAGCTCTCTTATACAGATCTCAAGAATAACCCGATGGAGTTCATCGAAACCTTGGAAGCGATCTCTGTAGAGATCAAAGCTAAGCGTGCCTATAACTTTGCCGAAGTTCCTAAGCGCCTCGCATTGCGTTACATGATCTTCGAATTCTACACCAATACGATGATATGGGATGTGCAGGCAGATCCATTAACAGAAATGCTTAAGACGAAAGAAGGAAATATCTTCTTGGTTATGTTGATGTCATTAGGCAAAACCTTTCAAATGATCCCCGTGAATGACTCTGAACTTGCAGATGGCGAGAACATCGTATTCAACGTTTTCACCGATGGCTTAAAAGAAACCAACGCACGCCAAGTCAGCCAACAAGGCCACACCATTTTTGATCAGTCCGCCAACAATATGCCGGTTTCCCGCCAGACTATGCGTAACATTAAACAGCAGGAAGCTGTGAATTTGATGCTAGCTAGAGCCCAAAGCAACCGCGAAATAGTAAATATCGTTCCTTCAGAAGCACAATCCTTAGATGCAAACCTAATGGATTTGGTGTATTACGCCAAACGTTCCGGCAAAAATGATTTAACCCTGTTCCTTTCTCAAGTACACCATAAAATGGCCTTGATGACTTTAAGGACAAAAGGTGTAGCGATACAAGACGAAGCCCACATTCAGTATGATCCGAAAGAGGGGGAACTCAATCACCCTATCGGCGAAGAGAAATCTATCGAAGAAAGCTACCAAAATGTGATGGAAGAGTGCATGCGCCAACTAGTCATGAATTCCGAAATCCTGGATAAAATCCGCTCGAACTCCTTAGAAGATCTTACTAAGACAGAATATTTGACAACGATCGCTAAAGAAGCAGCCCAGAGATTGACCACCAATCCATTATTCAAGCTCCATGATGACACTGAAAAGAAGGCATTTGTTGAATATGTTACGGCAGAATCCAAGGAGATCCCCGCCATACTGCGCAACAAATCCTCTTATGAACAAATCTGTATGGCTAAGGGCGTTTTATCCATACTTGTCCCTTATCTGATGGATCTGAACATCTACGTTGACTATGCGATTGTGGGCAAAAGTGCTTCTCCTCATTCCGGAAACATGAATCCGCATGCCGGGTACGACATACAGATCCCGTATGAAAAAGCCATCAAAACATATGTTTCCTACTTGAACAAAGGCCTCTCAGAAAAAGAAGCCGATGATCTGCGTATTAAGCTTTTCAAAGGCGCACGCAAAGAAATGCAAAGCCGTTCGCGTACATTCAAAAAAACTCACTTCTATAATAAGCTAACGATCATTTTGAAAGACGATCCTGAACTATTGGCAAAAATTAGCGAAAAGAACACACCATTAATCGAGAGTCAGATCACTGCAGCACTGCAAAACAATCCTGAAGCGATCTTCCAATTCATCCGACTTTTCGGCTACCGCGAGATGAAATACTGGCCACGTTGCAACCGCATTAACAACCAGAATTTCCCCTCCTTATGGAAACGCGTTATCCTGGATACCGGCACGCCTTACAACATCAAATCCTGCCCTGATAATCTCAAAGTGATTGAAGATCCGGCGACTACAGGGGAAGCAGCACATATTATATCCACCAATTGTATTGACGATACACTGATATTAGATGCGAAAACCCCGGCAGGCATTTTAGAGAATGCCCTAGCCATGTCATTTATGACGTCTGAATTCAGTATGCTGACTGATGGTAATGCCGTACTTAAAGGCTTGAGCAATACTTTCGTAGCAGATGTCATGGATGAACATTGCGCAAGCAATCGTCCCGACATCAAAGCCATCGTTTATTTTACAACCTTAGAGGGTAAAGACCAGCTAGTGTATCGCGAAATCGGTTCTAAAACACCGAAGCCTTTTGATCAATGCAAACTCAAGCCTAAAGAATACCTGACATATATCGATGAAAACCACGACTTTGGAACGAACGTAGAACAATATCGCAGCCAGTTGATCCTGTACAAGAAACAGCCCTTATTCCGCGTATTCCAACAAGCATTCCGTACAAGAGACATTAAGGTAGTGTTCAAACTTTTGATGTCAGGTGAATTTGAAGAGCTCGCTAAATTCTGCACGAATAAAAAGCAAATCCGCTTTGCCATGACACATGAAACAGCACAACGCTTAAGTCCTGCCGATTCAAAACCAAACTTGAGAACTATTCTTGAAGATGCTCGTCAGAGTCAAAAAGACATGATTTTGAAGTCTTACTATATTAGCTACCGCAAGAAATTACATAACGTCATTCGCGAAGCTATCAAAGACAAAGGTATTTTCGCAAAATCTGCACTGCTAGAGTGGTCCACTATTGCTAATGACATCAACCGAATGAATGAAATCTTTGCCGATTTCGAAGACTTCCTGATTCCAATCGTTGAAGACAAACCTAGCGCTCTTTTTGGTAAAATCGAAGAGGAAATGGCTACAAAGCTTGTCATCGAACTTGCTAAGAAAGAATTGTATGCCGTGATCGCAAAGAGCAAGCATTTCTCCACCACAGAAAAAATTAAAATCCAAGAAGCTTTAGACGGCGTATTGGTACCCCCCATGCCGGCAAAGGTCCTCGTTTACAAAGATGGCAACAATATCGATATCAATACCCAGGATATCCTAGGTGCACAGACAATGGTTCAGGCTGTATTGGAAAATGAAATGGATATCGACCAAGCGCAGCAAGCAAATACTGCTGTCAAAACTATAGCGAAAGTTCCTAGCCAATTTGTTGAAGCAGAATGGCCCAAAAACTTTGATTACTCTACTTTCAAATGGCTGAACTTCCGTCCAGGAAAAGCACTTGGCAATGTCGAGAAGCTTGTGAACAAAGGCTGGAGCTTCTTAAGCAAGTTTAAAAAAGCGGAAATCCAATTCCCCTCTATCTTCCAATTAAGCGACGGGCTTTCAAATGCCGCTAATCCTGCAGTGAAATTCCTTTCCGGCTTTGTAAACGATAAGCTGTGGTTTACCAACAACTATATTCCACGCATTATGAACAGCTTCTTCGGAGAACCGGTAGATGTGGGCAGCCAGTACCAAAGAGATCTATTCCAAGTCCTAGTCATTGTGAAGGATGGCCAAATATCCTCTGTCGGCTGTTTATCACAACATGAAGCAACATTTTGGAAAGAAGAATCTATAAAACTGAGCTCAG